Proteins found in one Gordonia sp. PDNC005 genomic segment:
- the opgC gene encoding OpgC domain-containing protein, which produces MTRSAHGRDLAIDALRGLAIWSMVSLHFADGTWAAEPTHLFPYMDGMSAFVLLSGLVLGIVHQRWISRFSLRYSVDRLIRRIAVLYVCQAAIGLAAVLAAAAFTRREFRRVSLLPYPDDVGEKVRWALGLRYLPSGGNILLLYLILMVLALAVIPILMRGWWPLVIAGSIGLYVVSQTSTAGWMVVTSFPGGLEVQNWAAWQILFMIALVIGWHWDRLRVPERVDTALPVLVTVALAVGFTVRDVIRSRSVVRHSGWLIDKVDLGVVRVIVAFLVVTTLYGVFRTVLGWTRRDVLRPLVSTGARSLDSYVIQALALLAVPAVLVPRPWSASTAMTTAAVVFATCWLWAETRSRFRIDKLHRLPARVVQAGAAGIQRAGRTQR; this is translated from the coding sequence GTGACGCGGTCCGCTCACGGCCGCGATCTCGCGATCGACGCGCTGCGCGGACTGGCCATCTGGAGCATGGTCAGTCTGCACTTCGCGGACGGCACCTGGGCGGCCGAACCGACTCATCTGTTTCCGTACATGGACGGGATGAGCGCGTTCGTCCTCCTGTCCGGTCTTGTCCTCGGCATCGTCCACCAACGGTGGATCAGCCGGTTCTCGCTGCGTTACAGCGTGGACCGGCTGATTCGTCGTATCGCCGTCCTGTACGTGTGTCAGGCCGCAATCGGACTGGCCGCCGTGCTGGCCGCTGCAGCGTTCACCCGCCGCGAGTTCCGCCGCGTCTCGCTGCTGCCGTACCCGGACGACGTCGGGGAGAAGGTCCGGTGGGCCCTCGGTCTGCGTTACCTGCCGAGCGGCGGGAACATCCTGCTGCTCTATCTGATCCTCATGGTCCTCGCGCTTGCGGTGATCCCGATCCTGATGCGCGGGTGGTGGCCGCTCGTCATCGCCGGATCGATCGGGCTGTACGTCGTCAGTCAGACCTCAACCGCCGGGTGGATGGTCGTCACGTCGTTCCCGGGCGGTCTTGAAGTCCAGAACTGGGCCGCCTGGCAGATCCTGTTCATGATCGCGCTGGTGATCGGCTGGCACTGGGACCGCTTGCGGGTGCCCGAGCGGGTGGACACCGCCCTCCCCGTGCTGGTGACCGTCGCACTGGCTGTCGGCTTCACGGTCCGCGATGTGATCCGGTCCCGGTCCGTCGTCCGCCACTCCGGTTGGCTGATCGACAAGGTCGATCTGGGCGTCGTCCGCGTGATCGTGGCGTTCCTGGTGGTGACCACGTTGTACGGCGTGTTCCGCACAGTCCTAGGCTGGACTCGTCGCGATGTGCTGCGTCCGCTTGTCTCGACAGGCGCCCGCAGTCTCGACTCGTACGTGATCCAGGCGTTGGCGCTGCTCGCGGTCCCCGCGGTCCTCGTCCCACGCCCCTGGTCGGCTTCGACGGCGATGACGACGGCCGCGGTGGTCTTCGCGACGTGCTGGTTGTGGGCCGAAACCCGCAGCCGGTTCCGGATCGACAAACTCCACCGACTGCCTGCACGAGTGGTCCAGGCCGGCGCGGCGGGGATCCAGCGAGCGGGGAGGACACAGCGATGA
- a CDS encoding aminotransferase class V-fold PLP-dependent enzyme produces the protein MRQRPDKHDASTVGEQTWSVHGGNHAEGEGGAIRVPVTMANSYHLPADPSTMDWSNPEHLTYTRNTGVNQIALQDKLVALEHGQDAVALASGVAALHAVFFSHVSVGDHVVVADATYEATYKLWTSLLPRKYGIDATFVDIADLGAVRAAIRPNTKLIVTEVIANPTTKVADIAALADIAHATDALLMVDSTFTPPPLFRPLDHGADLVVHSLTKYINGHGDAMGGAVIGTAAAVEPIRSEAMVDVGGVISPFNAWLIMRGSVTLPLRLRQHQASALELARFLEADERIAYVAYPGLESHPQHDLAVRQFGRAATPDAGFGGIMSFAVKGDPDLQNRFVAALRVITSAVSVGHDESLIVHVGTTGPRVAAYPDGFREYGHLRFSVGLEDVDDLKADLAAALDVACS, from the coding sequence ATGAGACAGCGCCCGGACAAGCACGACGCGTCGACGGTCGGCGAGCAGACGTGGAGTGTGCACGGCGGAAATCACGCAGAGGGCGAGGGCGGCGCGATCCGGGTCCCGGTCACGATGGCCAACTCGTATCACCTACCGGCGGATCCGTCGACGATGGACTGGTCGAATCCGGAGCATCTCACTTACACCCGGAACACCGGCGTCAACCAGATCGCATTGCAGGACAAGCTCGTCGCGTTGGAGCACGGGCAGGACGCCGTTGCACTCGCCTCCGGCGTCGCCGCACTGCATGCCGTGTTCTTCTCCCATGTCTCAGTCGGCGACCACGTCGTTGTCGCCGACGCGACGTATGAGGCGACCTACAAGCTGTGGACGTCGTTGCTACCGCGGAAGTACGGGATCGACGCGACGTTCGTCGACATCGCCGACCTCGGCGCCGTTCGCGCGGCGATCCGACCCAACACAAAACTGATCGTGACCGAGGTGATCGCCAATCCGACGACCAAGGTCGCGGACATCGCGGCACTCGCCGATATCGCTCATGCGACCGACGCATTGCTCATGGTGGATTCGACGTTCACTCCGCCCCCTCTGTTCCGTCCGCTTGATCACGGCGCCGACCTGGTTGTGCATTCTCTGACCAAGTACATCAACGGGCACGGCGACGCGATGGGCGGTGCGGTGATCGGCACGGCGGCGGCGGTCGAACCGATCCGGTCGGAGGCGATGGTCGACGTCGGTGGCGTGATCTCACCGTTCAACGCGTGGCTCATCATGCGCGGCTCCGTGACACTCCCCCTACGCCTTCGACAGCATCAGGCGTCGGCGCTGGAACTGGCACGTTTCCTCGAGGCCGACGAGCGGATCGCATACGTCGCCTACCCCGGACTCGAATCGCATCCGCAGCACGACCTCGCCGTCCGACAGTTCGGCCGCGCCGCGACACCCGATGCGGGATTCGGCGGCATCATGTCGTTCGCTGTGAAAGGTGATCCCGACCTGCAGAACCGTTTCGTCGCGGCCCTGCGTGTGATCACCTCTGCGGTATCGGTCGGACATGACGAATCACTGATTGTGCACGTCGGCACCACCGGTCCACGGGTCGCGGCCTACCCAGACGGATTCCGCGAGTACGGACATCTGCGGTTCTCCGTCGGTCTCGAAGACGTCGACGACCTGAAGGCCGACCTCGCAGCGGCTCTCGACGTCGCCTGTTCCTGA
- a CDS encoding AMP-dependent synthetase/ligase, with product MQEYTTPTSLVVDPSATTITTLQRYRKERPTLPLFKRRGDGGQWVTVTAAQFADEVDAVAKGLIAAGVTAGDRVALLSSTRFEWSLFDYAIWRAGATTVAIYETSSPDQVDWILTDSAASVLIVEDAGQRSKHQEVIAGASALRETLVIDDGAVNALRKRGADVPDSELDAREAAATSGDAATLIYTSGTTGRPKGVVLTHENFLAETAATAAAVGTGMEEGKSTLLFLPLAHVFARVVAVAALENGVVLGHTADIPNLIADLAVFKPNYVLSVPRVFEKVYNTAEQKAIDGGKGSIFGKAVDTAIEFSRAEEADGAGLVLKIKHTIFDKLVYGKLRDALGGNCEGAISGGAPLGERLGHFFRGAGVPIYEGYGLSETTAAVTANSQEHSRIGSVGRPVPGVTVKIAEDGEVLLKGGMVFSGYWQNETATADSIRDGWFHTGDIGRLEDGFLFITGRKKELIVTAGGKNVSPAQLEDSIRAHPLVSQCLVVGDKKPFIAALITLDPEAVPGWLERNGLPADTTLTELTTNPAIRAELDAAVADANKKVSNAEAIKKYDVLDTDFTIDTGELTPTMKLKRNVIHETYQQAIADLYS from the coding sequence ATGCAGGAGTACACCACTCCCACCAGTTTGGTCGTCGATCCGAGTGCAACGACGATCACCACTCTGCAGCGTTACCGCAAGGAGCGCCCGACACTGCCGCTGTTCAAGCGTCGCGGAGACGGCGGCCAGTGGGTGACGGTCACGGCAGCGCAGTTCGCCGACGAGGTCGACGCCGTCGCCAAGGGCCTGATCGCTGCCGGTGTGACGGCAGGCGACCGCGTCGCTCTGCTCTCGTCCACACGCTTCGAATGGAGCCTGTTCGACTATGCGATCTGGCGGGCAGGAGCCACCACCGTCGCCATCTACGAGACCTCCTCGCCCGACCAGGTCGATTGGATCCTCACCGACTCCGCGGCATCGGTCCTGATCGTCGAAGACGCCGGCCAGCGCAGCAAGCACCAGGAGGTGATCGCAGGTGCGTCGGCACTCCGCGAGACCCTGGTGATCGACGACGGTGCCGTGAACGCCCTCCGCAAGCGCGGCGCCGATGTCCCCGACTCCGAACTCGATGCTCGCGAGGCGGCCGCCACGAGCGGCGACGCCGCCACCTTGATCTATACCTCGGGCACCACCGGTCGCCCGAAGGGCGTCGTCCTGACGCACGAGAACTTCCTCGCCGAGACCGCGGCGACTGCCGCCGCGGTCGGCACCGGCATGGAGGAGGGCAAGTCGACTCTGCTGTTCCTGCCGCTGGCCCACGTGTTCGCGCGTGTCGTCGCCGTCGCCGCACTCGAAAACGGCGTTGTGCTCGGCCACACCGCAGACATCCCGAACCTGATCGCCGACCTCGCCGTGTTCAAGCCGAACTACGTGCTGTCGGTGCCGCGTGTGTTCGAGAAGGTCTACAACACGGCCGAGCAGAAGGCGATCGACGGCGGCAAGGGCTCCATCTTCGGCAAGGCCGTCGACACCGCGATCGAGTTCAGCCGCGCCGAAGAAGCCGACGGGGCGGGTCTGGTCCTCAAGATCAAGCACACCATCTTCGACAAGCTCGTTTACGGCAAGCTGCGCGACGCACTCGGCGGCAACTGCGAAGGCGCGATCTCCGGCGGCGCACCGCTCGGCGAACGTCTCGGCCACTTCTTCCGCGGCGCGGGTGTTCCGATCTACGAAGGCTACGGCCTGTCGGAGACGACTGCCGCCGTCACCGCTAACAGCCAGGAGCACAGCCGCATCGGTTCGGTCGGCCGCCCCGTCCCCGGCGTGACCGTCAAGATCGCCGAGGATGGCGAGGTCCTGCTCAAGGGCGGCATGGTCTTCAGTGGTTACTGGCAGAACGAGACGGCCACCGCCGACTCCATCCGGGACGGATGGTTCCACACCGGCGACATCGGCCGCCTCGAGGACGGCTTCCTGTTCATCACGGGTCGCAAGAAGGAACTGATCGTCACCGCGGGCGGAAAGAACGTGTCCCCCGCTCAACTCGAGGACTCGATCCGCGCGCATCCGCTGGTGAGCCAGTGCCTCGTCGTCGGCGACAAGAAGCCCTTCATCGCAGCGCTCATCACCCTCGACCCCGAGGCCGTGCCAGGGTGGCTCGAGCGCAACGGTCTCCCCGCTGACACGACGTTGACCGAGCTGACGACGAACCCGGCGATCCGCGCCGAGCTCGACGCAGCGGTCGCCGACGCCAACAAGAAGGTGTCAAATGCCGAGGCGATCAAGAAGTACGACGTCCTCGACACCGACTTCACGATCGACACCGGCGAGCTGACCCCGACGATGAAGCTGAAGCGCAACGTGATTCACGAGACGTACCAGCAGGCGATCGCCGACCTGTACTCGTGA
- a CDS encoding DEAD/DEAH box helicase: MTKDSADDSAPVSSFDDFDIDGRVRAAVDEVGYETPSPIQAATIPPLLEGRDVVGLAQTGTGKTAAFAIPVLSRIDTSARKPQALVLAPTRELALQVSEAFGRYASKMPEVKVLPIYGGQSYGVQLSGLRRGAQVIVGTPGRVIDHLDKGTLDLSELEFLVLDEADEMLTMGFAEDVERILADTPDKKQVALFSATMPASIGRLARKYLNNPQEVTVKAKTATASNITQKYLQVSHQRKLDALTRVLEVETFDGMIIFVRTKSATEELAEKLRSRGLSAMAINGDMVQAQRERTINQLKDGSLDILVATDVAARGLDVDRISHVVNYDIPHDVESYVHRIGRTGRAGRSGAALLFVSPRERHLLRSIERHTRQSIEEIDLPSVDDVNAQRVAKFADSITSNLGSSNLDMFRGLVENYARENDVAMADIAAALALESRDGGFLMAPDPPAGQRRERSERPERAPRGSNGGHFATYRIAVGRKHKVSPGAIVGAIANEGGLTRGDFGNISIRDDFSLVELPNDLDSETLNLLKHTRIGKHPIDLRQDMGAPRGRGGYNKRDGYNKRSPRVAGRGRG, translated from the coding sequence ATGACTAAAGATTCCGCCGACGATTCGGCACCGGTGTCCAGCTTCGACGACTTCGACATCGACGGTCGCGTGCGCGCAGCAGTTGACGAAGTCGGGTACGAGACGCCGTCACCCATTCAGGCGGCGACCATTCCTCCTCTTCTCGAGGGACGCGACGTGGTCGGCCTCGCGCAGACCGGTACGGGTAAGACGGCGGCTTTCGCCATCCCCGTGCTCTCGCGCATCGACACCTCCGCCCGCAAGCCGCAGGCGCTCGTTCTGGCGCCCACGCGTGAACTCGCGTTGCAGGTGTCCGAGGCGTTCGGTCGGTATGCCAGCAAGATGCCCGAAGTGAAGGTCCTGCCGATCTACGGTGGCCAGAGTTACGGCGTCCAGCTGTCCGGTCTCCGTCGCGGCGCACAGGTGATCGTCGGCACCCCGGGCCGAGTGATCGATCACCTCGACAAGGGCACTCTGGATCTGTCCGAGCTCGAGTTCCTCGTCCTCGACGAGGCCGACGAGATGCTGACGATGGGCTTCGCCGAAGACGTCGAGCGGATCCTCGCCGACACTCCGGACAAGAAGCAGGTCGCGCTGTTCTCGGCGACGATGCCCGCCTCGATCGGTCGGCTGGCCCGCAAGTACCTGAACAACCCGCAGGAGGTGACGGTCAAGGCCAAGACCGCCACCGCGTCGAACATCACGCAGAAGTACCTGCAGGTGTCGCACCAGCGGAAGCTCGACGCGCTGACTCGTGTCCTCGAAGTCGAGACCTTCGACGGGATGATCATCTTCGTCCGCACCAAATCGGCCACCGAAGAGCTCGCCGAGAAGCTGCGCTCGCGCGGCCTGTCGGCGATGGCGATCAACGGCGACATGGTGCAGGCGCAGCGTGAGCGCACCATCAACCAGCTGAAGGACGGCTCGCTCGACATCCTCGTCGCCACGGACGTGGCCGCACGAGGGCTGGACGTGGACCGCATTTCGCACGTCGTCAACTACGACATCCCACACGATGTGGAGTCGTACGTCCACCGCATCGGCCGTACCGGTCGCGCTGGACGATCGGGCGCCGCACTGCTCTTCGTCTCGCCGCGTGAGCGTCATCTGCTCCGTTCCATCGAGCGCCACACGCGTCAGAGCATCGAAGAGATCGACCTGCCGAGCGTCGACGACGTGAACGCACAGCGTGTCGCCAAGTTCGCCGACTCGATCACATCGAATCTCGGATCGAGCAATCTCGACATGTTCCGTGGGCTCGTGGAGAACTACGCCCGCGAGAACGATGTCGCGATGGCGGACATCGCTGCGGCACTCGCGCTCGAATCGCGGGACGGCGGCTTCCTCATGGCACCGGATCCGCCCGCGGGCCAGCGACGTGAGCGCAGCGAGCGACCGGAGCGCGCACCCCGCGGCAGCAACGGTGGGCACTTCGCGACCTACCGGATCGCCGTCGGGCGCAAGCACAAGGTGTCGCCGGGGGCCATCGTCGGTGCGATCGCCAACGAAGGAGGTCTCACGCGAGGCGATTTCGGCAACATCAGCATCCGCGACGACTTCTCGCTGGTCGAACTGCCGAACGATCTCGACTCCGAGACTCTGAACTTGCTCAAGCACACGCGCATCGGCAAGCATCCGATCGATCTGCGTCAGGACATGGGCGCGCCCCGTGGCCGTGGCGGCTACAACAAGCGCGACGGCTACAACAAGCGGTCACCGCGCGTCGCCGGGCGCGGCCGCGGCTGA
- a CDS encoding TetR/AcrR family transcriptional regulator — protein sequence METTRDRLVAAGVEIVDESGLGEVGVRAVAARAGVSHGAPRRYFPTLESLLAAIAASGVADVDRVLSPAIERGIAEAAVEYWRFAQRRPGMFELIFRHDLLDGAGEDLRSTTGPWFRGIVAAVGDPDRALTCWAAVHGLCVLAATRVPDAVGVTVDELAIRRIATELGA from the coding sequence GTGGAGACCACGCGTGACCGTCTCGTGGCGGCAGGAGTCGAGATCGTCGACGAGTCGGGACTCGGTGAGGTCGGCGTCCGAGCGGTGGCGGCCAGGGCAGGCGTCTCACACGGAGCGCCGCGACGATACTTCCCGACGCTGGAGAGCCTGCTCGCCGCGATCGCGGCGAGTGGCGTCGCTGACGTGGACCGAGTGCTGTCGCCTGCGATCGAGCGCGGCATAGCCGAGGCGGCCGTCGAGTATTGGAGGTTCGCGCAACGGCGGCCGGGGATGTTCGAGCTGATCTTCCGTCACGATCTGCTCGACGGTGCAGGAGAGGATCTGCGGTCGACGACCGGTCCGTGGTTTCGAGGGATCGTCGCCGCCGTCGGCGACCCCGATCGGGCGTTGACCTGTTGGGCTGCGGTACACGGTTTGTGCGTATTGGCGGCCACACGAGTCCCCGACGCCGTCGGAGTGACCGTCGACGAGCTTGCGATTCGTCGTATCGCGACCGAACTCGGCGCTTGA
- a CDS encoding TetR family transcriptional regulator: MAEASSTRAGRRSGESTARADILTAAREMFASNGFKGTSLRAVAAAAGVDVALVSYYFGSKHGLFVEALEVPVDPAEQLTRAADGPRSELGTRIITVFTGAWEGETTGTALQGLLRSIVNDPGRSNAFGEFASHRMVPLLSEKAGVDLDTARVLISCLFGMAMVRYLVGVPTFAELTRDEVIAMYGPRLQLIVDADGTHIP; the protein is encoded by the coding sequence ATGGCAGAGGCTTCATCCACCCGAGCAGGACGACGCAGCGGAGAGTCCACGGCGCGCGCGGACATTCTCACTGCAGCGCGAGAGATGTTCGCGAGCAACGGATTCAAGGGCACGTCGCTGCGCGCGGTCGCCGCCGCGGCGGGCGTCGACGTCGCGCTCGTCTCGTACTACTTCGGCAGTAAGCACGGTTTGTTCGTCGAAGCGCTCGAGGTGCCAGTCGATCCCGCCGAGCAACTGACGCGCGCCGCGGACGGCCCCCGCTCCGAACTGGGCACGAGGATCATCACAGTGTTCACCGGCGCCTGGGAGGGCGAAACCACTGGCACCGCGCTGCAGGGACTACTGCGATCCATCGTCAACGACCCCGGTCGCTCGAATGCGTTCGGCGAGTTCGCGTCGCATCGGATGGTTCCGCTGCTCTCCGAGAAGGCCGGGGTGGACCTGGACACCGCGCGTGTGCTCATCAGTTGCCTGTTCGGCATGGCGATGGTCCGATATCTCGTCGGCGTTCCGACGTTCGCCGAGTTGACCCGCGATGAAGTGATCGCCATGTACGGCCCCCGACTCCAACTGATCGTTGACGCCGACGGAACCCACATTCCGTAA
- a CDS encoding lysophospholipid acyltransferase family protein, translating to MPTTASVLYPLCKHVLIGPPLRRRIDVTVIGRDNVPDDGPVIIASNHLAEIDSLMLPLAIRRRLSFLAKSEYFTGAGIRGRAARAFFAGTGQIPVDRSGGDHAALDAAERVLRSGRVWAIYPEGTRSPDGRLHRGHTGAMRVASRVPGTSVVPVVISGTPDVTPAGSRRVRPGVVTVHIGEPLSADALLGPEQNARAATDELMAAIRRLGDLAYVDEYARK from the coding sequence GTGCCGACTACCGCTTCTGTCCTGTATCCGCTCTGCAAACACGTCCTCATCGGCCCTCCACTCCGGAGGCGAATCGACGTCACCGTGATCGGCCGGGACAACGTTCCCGACGACGGACCGGTGATCATCGCGTCGAATCACCTCGCCGAGATCGACTCGCTGATGCTTCCGCTGGCGATTCGACGCCGACTGTCGTTCCTCGCGAAGTCCGAGTACTTCACCGGCGCCGGAATCCGCGGACGCGCTGCACGAGCATTCTTCGCCGGCACCGGTCAGATCCCGGTGGACCGCTCAGGCGGAGACCACGCGGCCCTCGACGCCGCGGAACGAGTTCTTCGCAGCGGGCGGGTGTGGGCCATCTATCCCGAGGGAACTCGGTCTCCTGACGGAAGGTTGCACCGTGGCCACACAGGTGCGATGCGTGTGGCCTCGCGCGTGCCCGGTACCAGCGTCGTCCCCGTGGTCATCTCCGGGACGCCAGACGTGACGCCTGCCGGATCGCGCCGAGTTCGCCCCGGCGTCGTCACGGTCCATATCGGCGAGCCGTTGTCTGCCGACGCTCTTCTCGGTCCCGAGCAGAACGCTCGTGCAGCAACTGACGAACTGATGGCCGCGATCCGCCGCCTCGGCGATCTGGCGTACGTGGACGAGTACGCCCGGAAATGA
- a CDS encoding methyltransferase produces MTAYPLSDPDLVDALGAALRAADFSSEGIDGLLGEQASAALVNGSWWPALRATRRDDADPALATLVRLFLLGSTEPEFQVAEALAPVTVQDLVDSGVVALLDGGVRALLDIRPHGSDASDYLVVADQDASMRPGAVSHDHVLGIGGASMSLAQAVIRTPVRRALDLGTGCGVQALHMDGHCDEIVATDTNPRALALAAATARLNGMQWELRDGSLYEPVEGETFDLIVSNPPFVVGTGAQDYIYRDSGIVGDGVSRQLIENAAAYLNPGGVAQMLANWVVYDEERWDERVRGWVEASGLDAWVVQRELADPISYVSLWVSDAGESSEDAARRGADWLDWFEREGIVGIGMGSVTLRRPLEDRAADVTIEEITAAGQEVTGFEAQAWWRRRDFLRAASDEELLAARLTTPPVFLETQSLPGDDGWQQVGASVTRPGGPGAVLGVDVVLTALLAGCRGQVPLAALITLLADFHGVDSDALAQAAMPSVRDAIGRGILHVAD; encoded by the coding sequence GTGACGGCATACCCACTCTCTGATCCTGACCTCGTCGACGCTCTCGGCGCCGCATTGCGCGCCGCGGACTTCTCCTCGGAGGGCATCGACGGTCTTCTCGGCGAGCAGGCGAGCGCGGCGCTCGTCAACGGATCATGGTGGCCTGCGCTGCGAGCCACGCGCCGGGATGACGCCGATCCGGCGCTCGCAACACTTGTCAGGCTCTTCCTGCTCGGTTCCACGGAGCCCGAGTTCCAGGTCGCCGAAGCGCTCGCGCCCGTGACGGTCCAGGATCTCGTCGACAGCGGTGTGGTAGCACTGCTCGACGGCGGAGTCCGCGCGCTCCTCGACATCCGCCCCCACGGCAGTGACGCGTCCGATTACTTGGTAGTCGCCGATCAGGACGCGTCGATGCGTCCGGGCGCTGTTTCCCACGACCATGTGCTCGGCATCGGTGGCGCGTCGATGTCGTTGGCGCAGGCCGTGATTCGCACACCTGTCAGGCGTGCACTGGATCTCGGAACGGGATGCGGTGTGCAGGCGCTCCACATGGACGGACACTGCGACGAGATCGTCGCCACCGACACCAACCCGCGGGCGCTCGCACTCGCGGCTGCGACCGCGCGACTCAACGGCATGCAGTGGGAACTGCGAGACGGCAGCCTGTACGAACCCGTCGAGGGGGAGACGTTCGACCTCATCGTCTCCAACCCGCCGTTTGTCGTAGGGACTGGAGCGCAGGACTACATCTACCGTGACTCCGGCATCGTCGGAGACGGCGTCAGCAGGCAGCTGATCGAGAACGCAGCCGCATACCTCAATCCCGGCGGCGTCGCGCAGATGCTCGCCAACTGGGTGGTCTACGACGAGGAGCGCTGGGACGAACGCGTCCGAGGCTGGGTTGAGGCGAGCGGTCTCGACGCATGGGTGGTGCAGCGCGAACTCGCCGATCCGATCAGCTACGTGTCCCTGTGGGTGTCCGATGCGGGGGAGTCGTCCGAGGACGCGGCCCGGCGTGGGGCAGACTGGCTCGACTGGTTCGAACGCGAAGGGATCGTCGGAATCGGCATGGGATCGGTCACCCTTCGCCGGCCGCTGGAGGACCGCGCGGCGGACGTGACGATCGAGGAGATCACCGCTGCAGGCCAAGAGGTCACAGGTTTCGAGGCCCAGGCTTGGTGGCGCCGACGCGACTTCCTGCGCGCCGCATCCGACGAGGAACTTCTCGCCGCGCGCCTCACCACACCTCCGGTCTTCCTCGAGACCCAGTCGCTTCCCGGCGACGACGGCTGGCAGCAGGTCGGTGCGTCTGTCACTCGCCCGGGCGGACCGGGTGCTGTGCTCGGCGTGGACGTAGTGCTGACCGCGCTGCTCGCCGGTTGCCGCGGCCAGGTACCACTGGCTGCCCTGATCACGCTGCTCGCCGACTTCCACGGTGTCGACTCCGACGCGTTGGCTCAGGCGGCGATGCCGTCTGTGCGCGACGCGATCGGCCGAGGGATTCTGCACGTCGCCGACTAG
- a CDS encoding GyrI-like domain-containing protein, which translates to MTDKIDFKKVLDSYRAARGRFDIVDVPDMQYLMVDGHGDPNTAVEYTDALAALYPVAFKLKFASRRELGRDYVVPPLEGLWWAADMDAFTTSRDKAKWDWTMMIMVPDWIDHSIFVDAVAQVGAKDPPVRLPDVRLRPLTEGRCLQTLHIGPYDDEAQVLDRLHNEFIPQNGLHLNGLHHEIYLSDARRVAPEKLRTILRQPIAPA; encoded by the coding sequence ATGACTGACAAGATCGATTTCAAGAAGGTGCTCGACAGTTACCGGGCCGCGCGCGGCCGCTTCGATATCGTCGACGTCCCCGACATGCAGTACTTGATGGTCGACGGACACGGCGATCCGAACACGGCTGTCGAGTACACAGACGCGCTCGCGGCTCTTTATCCCGTCGCGTTCAAGCTCAAGTTCGCAAGTAGACGAGAACTCGGCCGCGACTACGTCGTCCCACCGCTCGAAGGGCTGTGGTGGGCGGCGGACATGGATGCGTTCACCACGTCGCGTGACAAAGCGAAGTGGGACTGGACGATGATGATCATGGTTCCAGACTGGATCGATCACAGCATCTTCGTCGACGCTGTTGCGCAGGTCGGGGCGAAGGATCCGCCCGTCCGACTGCCAGACGTCCGACTCCGGCCATTGACCGAGGGGCGATGCCTGCAGACACTGCACATCGGACCATACGACGATGAAGCTCAGGTTCTCGACCGACTCCACAACGAGTTCATCCCGCAGAACGGTCTTCACCTGAACGGCCTGCATCACGAGATCTATCTCAGCGATGCCCGGAGAGTGGCACCGGAGAAGCTGCGGACGATCCTCCGCCAACCGATCGCCCCGGCCTGA